A window from Agrobacterium tumefaciens encodes these proteins:
- the mce gene encoding methylmalonyl-CoA epimerase — MFGRLNHVALAVPDLDAAVSRYRALGAQVSEPQSLPEHGVTVVFIQADNTKVELLHPLGEKSPIAAFLERNPGGGTHHLCFEVPDILAARDDLRKKGVRILGDGEPKIGAHGNPVLFLHPKDMGGVLYELEQVSQTHG, encoded by the coding sequence ATGTTCGGAAGATTGAACCACGTCGCCCTTGCCGTGCCCGATCTCGATGCCGCCGTTTCGCGATACAGGGCGCTCGGTGCACAGGTTTCCGAGCCGCAATCGCTGCCGGAACATGGCGTGACGGTGGTGTTCATTCAGGCTGATAACACCAAGGTCGAACTTCTTCACCCCCTCGGGGAAAAATCGCCGATTGCCGCTTTTCTCGAACGGAATCCGGGCGGCGGCACGCATCATCTCTGTTTCGAGGTGCCGGATATTCTGGCGGCCCGCGACGATCTCCGCAAAAAAGGGGTTCGTATCCTCGGCGATGGCGAACCGAAGATTGGTGCACATGGCAATCCAGTCCTTTTCCTGCATCCGAAGGATATGGGCGGCGTGCTTTACGAGCTTGAGCAGGTTTCTCAGACACACGGCTGA
- the xylF gene encoding D-xylose ABC transporter substrate-binding protein: protein MNSFAKLLAGTAVLVSLHTAAIAADLVVGVSWSNFQEERWKTDEAAIKSALDTAGAKYISADAQSSAAKQLTDVESLISQGANALIILAQDSDAIGPAVEKAVAEGIPVVGYDRLIENKNAFYITFDNKEVGRLQAAEVFKVKPEGNYVFIKGSSSDPNADFLFAGQQEVLKAAVDAGKIKNVGEAYTDGWKPENAQKNMEQFLTKNNNKVDAVVASNDGTAGGAIAALAAQGMAGSVPVSGQDADFAALNRVALGTQTVSVWKDSRELGKEAAGIALSLAGGKKMTEIKGVTAFDGGPKKVTMQSVFLKPIAITKDNLGTVIDAGWIKKETACQGVKAGSVKACN from the coding sequence ATGAATTCATTTGCCAAGCTTTTGGCGGGTACGGCCGTACTCGTTTCCCTGCATACTGCTGCCATCGCGGCTGATCTCGTCGTGGGCGTTTCCTGGTCGAATTTCCAGGAAGAACGCTGGAAGACGGATGAGGCGGCCATCAAGTCTGCACTCGACACGGCCGGTGCGAAATACATCTCCGCCGATGCGCAATCGTCTGCCGCAAAGCAGCTGACCGACGTGGAATCGCTGATTTCCCAGGGCGCCAACGCGCTGATCATCCTGGCGCAGGACAGCGACGCGATTGGCCCGGCCGTTGAGAAGGCCGTTGCCGAGGGTATTCCGGTTGTCGGTTACGATCGCCTGATCGAAAACAAGAACGCCTTCTACATCACCTTCGACAACAAGGAGGTCGGTCGCCTTCAGGCAGCCGAAGTCTTCAAGGTCAAGCCGGAAGGCAATTACGTCTTCATCAAGGGTTCGTCTTCCGACCCGAATGCGGACTTTCTTTTTGCCGGACAGCAGGAAGTGCTGAAGGCCGCCGTCGATGCGGGCAAGATCAAGAATGTCGGCGAAGCCTATACTGATGGCTGGAAGCCGGAAAATGCCCAGAAGAACATGGAACAGTTCCTGACCAAGAATAACAACAAGGTCGATGCGGTTGTCGCTTCGAACGACGGCACGGCCGGTGGTGCAATCGCCGCTCTTGCCGCACAGGGCATGGCGGGTTCGGTTCCCGTGTCCGGTCAGGATGCTGACTTTGCCGCTCTCAACCGCGTCGCACTCGGCACGCAGACGGTATCCGTCTGGAAGGACAGCCGTGAACTCGGCAAGGAAGCGGCCGGCATTGCGCTTTCACTGGCCGGTGGCAAGAAGATGACCGAGATCAAGGGCGTCACCGCCTTTGATGGTGGTCCGAAGAAGGTCACGATGCAATCGGTCTTCCTCAAGCCGATCGCCATCACCAAGGACAATCTCGGCACTGTCATCGACGCCGGCTGGATCAAGAAGGAAACGGCCTGCCAGGGTGTGAAGGCCGGATCCGTCAAGGCTTGCAACTGA
- a CDS encoding sugar ABC transporter permease: MADMTQSNSTASPKTEKTSSISRFINATELDTRLLGMVGALLLIWIGFHILSGGLFLTPRNLWNLSVQTASVAVMATGMVLVIVTRNIDLSVGSILGFSGMIMGVMQAEILPQLLGFEHWATWIVTLLVGILVGGAIGMLQGSIIAFLNVPSFIVTLGGLLVWRGGTWFVTSGRTVAPMDSTFRLMGGGTSGSIGATWSWIAAIVACVAIVAAILNSRHQRRRFGFPLRPVWAEYFLVALGCFVVIGFVAVVNSYPWPINIARNYADANGLAWPDGGLFIPHGIAIPVLMALAVGAVMTFIATRLRFGRYVFAIGGNPEAAELAGIKTRWVTVKIFTLMGVLCAIAAAISTARLNAATNAQGELDELYTIAAAVIGGTSLAGGVGTIAGAMLGALVMQSLQSGMVLVGIDTPFQRIVVGVVLVVAVWLDTIYRARAK, encoded by the coding sequence ATGGCCGACATGACACAATCCAATTCCACAGCGTCCCCCAAGACGGAAAAGACGAGCTCGATTTCGCGTTTCATCAACGCCACGGAGCTTGATACCCGACTGCTCGGCATGGTCGGCGCGCTTCTTCTGATCTGGATCGGTTTCCACATTCTCTCGGGCGGGCTGTTCCTGACGCCGAGAAACCTCTGGAACCTCTCCGTCCAGACCGCTTCCGTTGCCGTGATGGCCACAGGCATGGTGCTTGTCATCGTTACCCGCAACATCGATCTGTCGGTCGGGTCAATCCTCGGTTTTTCCGGCATGATCATGGGTGTCATGCAGGCGGAAATCCTGCCGCAGCTCCTCGGCTTTGAACATTGGGCGACATGGATCGTCACGCTTCTGGTCGGCATTCTCGTCGGCGGTGCCATCGGCATGCTGCAGGGCTCGATCATCGCCTTCCTCAACGTGCCGTCCTTCATCGTCACGCTCGGCGGCCTGCTTGTCTGGCGCGGCGGCACCTGGTTTGTCACCAGCGGTCGCACCGTGGCGCCAATGGATTCCACCTTCCGCCTGATGGGTGGTGGCACCAGCGGCTCGATCGGCGCGACATGGAGCTGGATCGCAGCCATTGTCGCCTGCGTCGCCATCGTGGCGGCAATCCTCAATTCCCGCCACCAGCGCCGCCGTTTCGGTTTCCCGCTGCGGCCGGTCTGGGCGGAATATTTCCTGGTGGCGCTCGGCTGCTTTGTCGTCATCGGTTTCGTGGCTGTCGTCAATAGCTACCCCTGGCCGATCAACATCGCCCGCAACTATGCCGATGCCAATGGCCTCGCCTGGCCGGATGGCGGCCTGTTCATTCCGCACGGCATTGCCATTCCGGTGCTGATGGCTCTCGCCGTCGGTGCTGTCATGACCTTCATCGCGACAAGGCTGCGCTTTGGCCGCTATGTCTTTGCCATTGGCGGTAATCCGGAAGCGGCGGAACTCGCCGGCATCAAGACCCGCTGGGTCACGGTGAAGATTTTCACGCTGATGGGCGTTCTGTGCGCCATCGCCGCGGCAATCTCGACGGCCCGCCTCAACGCGGCCACCAATGCCCAGGGTGAACTGGACGAACTTTATACGATCGCGGCGGCGGTCATCGGCGGCACCTCGCTTGCCGGCGGCGTCGGCACCATAGCGGGCGCGATGCTCGGCGCGCTCGTCATGCAATCGCTGCAATCCGGCATGGTGCTTGTGGGCATCGATACGCCCTTCCAGCGCATCGTCGTTGGTGTGGTTCTGGTCGTCGCCGTCTGGCTCGACACCATCTACCGCGCCCGCGCCAAGTAA
- a CDS encoding glycerol-3-phosphate dehydrogenase gives MSGENNIFDLFVIGGGINGCGIARDAVGRGYSVALAEKGDFASGTSSAATKLIHGGLRYLEHYEFRLVREALMEREILWAMAPHVIWPMRFVLPMQQGGVRPSWMVRLGLFLYDNLGGRKLLPPTRTLDLRKDPAGKPLKPVFAKAFEYSDGWVDDARFVVLNARDAADRGATIMNRTRVVSARREGGLWLIETLDEKTGRPATHRARMLVNAAGPWVDNVLSGVFGRKDVHNVRLVQGSHIIVRKKFSDPRAYFFQNPDNRIIFAIPYERDFTLIGTTDRDYKGDPAKVRISEEEISYLCNAASDYFSEPVRPEDIVWTYSGVRPLFDDGASKAQEATRDYVLKVEEAEGEAPLLNIFGGKLTTYRRLAEHALEKIGTAIGEKGKPWTAGSHLPGGDFGVQRFDAQVKTLLPHYPFLDERHAERLVKNYGTKAADLLGTATNISDLGRHFGGTLYECEVLWLVENEWAFSAEDILWRRTKQGLRLSKDEAAALDEFVAMLTGVREKPEAMAQRA, from the coding sequence ATGTCCGGCGAAAACAACATTTTCGATCTTTTTGTCATCGGCGGCGGCATCAATGGCTGCGGCATTGCCCGCGATGCGGTGGGCAGGGGTTATTCCGTGGCGCTTGCGGAAAAGGGCGATTTTGCCTCGGGCACCTCTTCTGCGGCCACCAAGCTCATCCATGGCGGCCTGCGTTATCTCGAACATTACGAATTCCGCCTCGTGCGCGAAGCGCTGATGGAGCGGGAAATTCTGTGGGCCATGGCGCCGCATGTCATCTGGCCCATGCGTTTCGTTCTGCCCATGCAGCAGGGCGGTGTGCGTCCGTCATGGATGGTCCGGCTCGGCTTATTTCTTTATGACAATCTCGGCGGCCGCAAGCTTTTGCCGCCGACGCGCACGCTCGATCTTCGCAAGGACCCGGCAGGCAAACCGTTGAAGCCTGTTTTCGCCAAGGCTTTCGAATATTCCGATGGCTGGGTGGATGATGCGCGTTTCGTAGTTCTCAATGCACGCGATGCGGCGGATCGCGGCGCGACGATCATGAACCGCACACGGGTCGTTTCGGCGCGGCGCGAAGGTGGGCTTTGGCTCATCGAGACGCTGGACGAAAAAACCGGCCGGCCGGCCACGCATAGGGCCCGCATGCTGGTCAATGCTGCCGGCCCGTGGGTTGACAACGTGCTTTCCGGCGTCTTCGGGCGCAAGGATGTTCATAATGTCCGGCTCGTGCAGGGCAGCCACATCATCGTGCGTAAAAAATTTTCCGATCCGCGCGCCTATTTCTTCCAGAACCCCGATAACCGCATCATCTTCGCCATTCCCTATGAGCGGGATTTCACGCTGATCGGCACCACGGATCGCGACTACAAGGGCGATCCGGCCAAGGTGCGTATCTCTGAGGAAGAGATTTCCTATCTGTGCAATGCGGCCAGCGACTATTTCAGCGAGCCGGTGCGCCCGGAAGATATCGTCTGGACCTATTCCGGCGTGCGGCCGCTGTTCGACGATGGCGCCTCGAAAGCGCAGGAAGCCACCCGCGATTACGTGCTGAAGGTCGAAGAAGCCGAAGGCGAAGCGCCGCTCCTCAATATTTTCGGCGGCAAGCTCACTACCTATCGGCGGCTGGCGGAACATGCGCTGGAAAAGATCGGCACGGCAATCGGCGAAAAGGGCAAGCCGTGGACGGCGGGTTCCCACCTGCCGGGCGGTGATTTCGGCGTGCAGCGATTTGACGCGCAGGTGAAGACGCTTCTCCCGCATTATCCCTTCCTGGACGAACGCCATGCCGAACGCCTCGTCAAAAACTACGGCACGAAGGCAGCGGACCTGCTCGGAACCGCCACCAATATTTCCGACCTCGGCCGGCATTTCGGCGGCACGCTTTACGAATGCGAAGTGCTCTGGCTGGTGGAGAATGAATGGGCCTTTTCGGCCGAGGATATCCTCTGGCGCCGCACGAAACAGGGCCTGCGTCTGAGCAAGGACGAAGCTGCCGCTCTTGACGAATTCGTGGCGATGCTGACAGGCGTCAGGGAAAAGCCGGAAGCCATGGCGCAGCGGGCCTGA
- a CDS encoding ROK family transcriptional regulator, which produces MSAIASTELVRQKNSLSVMAALRLHGSLSHTDMSSFTGLASATVSVITTDLERTGLILRKEQIAAAGRGRPRILFAPDGAFCHVAIIIISSDSVQYSLVDYAGKLVDRFTEQRITAEKGRFGGAILAGLARLADRSRIDRHHILQVSISSKGLVDAATATLLWSPVLGNERIDFQQLISGDERTRVTLNNETLLAAKAIWMREHAKDEAAPDALVTLSLGHSIGLGIARSGGGAIEVSAPNFGHMLHLADGALCRCGTRGCIEAYSGFYAILRSAFEAPPQAEPAKFVPVAEVDKIAASARAGARMARLAFRTAGLALGNGLSRLFSLHGHMPVFITGPGTRYFDLLESGLRDGLAQSQAVRFGGMPKIAIAPNEPELVFEGHMEHALSAADDYVLSAEGAQKPVRNSGS; this is translated from the coding sequence ATGTCCGCCATTGCAAGCACGGAACTGGTGCGCCAGAAAAACAGCCTGTCGGTGATGGCGGCGCTGCGCCTGCACGGCAGCCTGTCCCACACGGACATGTCGTCCTTCACCGGGCTTGCCTCCGCCACCGTCTCCGTCATCACCACCGATCTGGAACGGACCGGCCTCATTCTGCGCAAGGAACAGATCGCCGCTGCAGGCCGTGGACGACCGCGCATTCTCTTCGCGCCGGATGGCGCCTTCTGCCACGTCGCCATCATCATCATCTCGTCCGACAGCGTGCAATATTCGCTGGTCGATTATGCCGGCAAGCTGGTGGACCGTTTCACTGAGCAGAGGATAACGGCTGAGAAAGGCAGGTTCGGCGGTGCGATCCTCGCCGGCCTTGCGAGGCTTGCCGATCGCTCACGCATCGACCGACACCATATCCTGCAGGTCTCGATCAGCAGCAAGGGACTGGTGGATGCGGCAACGGCGACGCTTCTCTGGTCGCCCGTTCTCGGTAATGAAAGGATTGATTTCCAGCAGCTGATATCCGGGGACGAGCGCACGCGCGTGACGCTGAACAATGAAACCCTGCTTGCCGCCAAGGCCATCTGGATGCGGGAACATGCGAAAGATGAGGCAGCGCCGGATGCACTCGTCACCCTGTCGCTCGGCCACAGCATCGGCCTCGGCATTGCCCGCTCCGGAGGCGGCGCAATCGAAGTCAGCGCCCCCAATTTCGGCCATATGCTGCACCTCGCCGACGGCGCTTTATGCCGCTGCGGCACCAGAGGCTGTATCGAGGCCTATTCAGGCTTCTACGCGATCCTGCGCTCGGCTTTCGAAGCCCCGCCACAGGCCGAGCCGGCAAAATTCGTACCTGTCGCCGAGGTGGACAAGATCGCCGCTTCAGCCCGCGCTGGCGCGCGCATGGCGCGCTTAGCCTTCCGCACCGCAGGGCTTGCGCTCGGCAACGGCCTTTCACGCCTGTTCAGCCTGCATGGCCACATGCCGGTTTTCATCACCGGCCCCGGCACACGTTATTTCGATCTTCTGGAAAGCGGCCTGCGCGACGGGCTTGCGCAATCGCAGGCCGTCCGTTTCGGCGGCATGCCAAAAATCGCCATCGCGCCCAACGAACCGGAACTGGTGTTCGAAGGCCACATGGAACACGCGCTTTCCGCCGCCGACGATTATGTTCTGAGCGCCGAAGGCGCTCAGAAGCCGGTGCGGAATTCGGGAAGCTGA
- the scpA gene encoding methylmalonyl-CoA mutase, producing MSGEKTVRDWLQLAEKELKRSPETLVWHTPEGIEVKPLYTVDDLQGVSHLESLPGFAPFTRGPRATMYAGRPWTIRQYAGFSTAEASNAFYRKALAAGQQGVSVAFDLATHRGYDSDHPRVEGDVGKAGVAIDSVDDMKILFDGIPLEKVSVSMTMNGAVVPVLANFIVAGEEQGVSRAALSGTIQNDILKEFMVRNTYIYPPEPSMRIIADIIEYTAKEMPKFNSISISGYHMQEAGATLVQELAFTLADGREYVRAALAKGLNVDDFAGRLSFFFAIGMNFFMEAAKLRAARLLWSRIMEEFKPQKASSLMLRTHCQTSGVSLQEQDPYNNIVRTAFEAMSAVLGGTQSLHTNSFDEAIALPTEFSARIARNTQLILQHETGVTKVVDPLAGSYYVESLTDDLAQKAWALIEEVETLGGMTKAVAEGLPKRLIEEAATRRQAAVDKGEEVIVGVNRYRLETEEDIDVLDIDNAAVRAAQIRRIEDTRRRRDGKDVTAALQALSEVARSGKGNILQAAVVAARARATVGEISDALRLAFGDHAAVPEVVSDIYGEAYKDEPELATLSARLSGVAERIGKKPRIMVAKLGQDGHDRGAKVIASAFGDIGFDVLAGPLFQTPAEAADLAVRNKVHVVGMSSLAAGHKTLAPQLVEALKQKGAEDIIVVVGGVIPRQDYQFLLDHGVAAIFGPGTNVMDAANKVLDLLEGIRRNA from the coding sequence ATGTCGGGTGAAAAAACGGTGCGGGATTGGCTCCAGCTTGCCGAAAAGGAGCTGAAGCGGTCACCGGAAACACTCGTCTGGCACACGCCTGAAGGTATCGAGGTCAAGCCGCTCTATACGGTTGACGACCTGCAAGGTGTTTCGCATCTCGAAAGCCTGCCGGGTTTTGCGCCCTTCACGCGCGGCCCGCGCGCCACCATGTATGCCGGACGGCCCTGGACTATCAGGCAATATGCCGGGTTTTCCACCGCCGAAGCCTCCAACGCCTTTTACCGCAAGGCGCTCGCCGCCGGCCAGCAGGGTGTTTCCGTGGCCTTCGATCTCGCCACCCATCGCGGTTATGATAGCGACCATCCGCGCGTGGAGGGTGATGTCGGTAAGGCGGGTGTGGCGATCGACAGCGTCGATGACATGAAAATCCTGTTCGACGGCATTCCCCTCGAAAAAGTCTCGGTATCGATGACCATGAATGGCGCGGTCGTTCCCGTGCTCGCCAATTTCATCGTTGCGGGGGAGGAGCAGGGCGTTTCGCGCGCTGCGCTTTCCGGCACCATTCAGAACGACATCCTCAAGGAGTTCATGGTCCGCAACACCTATATCTATCCGCCCGAACCCTCGATGCGGATCATTGCCGACATCATCGAATATACGGCGAAGGAGATGCCGAAATTCAACTCCATTTCCATTTCCGGCTATCACATGCAGGAGGCGGGCGCGACGCTCGTACAGGAACTGGCCTTCACTCTGGCGGACGGCCGGGAATATGTACGGGCGGCCCTTGCCAAGGGGCTGAATGTCGATGACTTCGCCGGCCGCCTGTCGTTCTTCTTCGCCATCGGCATGAATTTCTTCATGGAGGCGGCCAAGCTGCGCGCCGCGCGCCTGCTTTGGTCGCGGATCATGGAGGAATTCAAGCCGCAAAAGGCGTCATCGCTGATGCTGCGCACCCATTGCCAGACATCGGGTGTCTCTCTGCAGGAGCAGGACCCCTATAACAACATCGTCCGCACCGCCTTCGAGGCTATGTCCGCCGTGCTCGGCGGCACGCAGTCGCTGCACACCAATTCCTTCGATGAGGCGATTGCCCTGCCGACGGAATTTTCCGCCCGCATTGCCCGTAATACCCAGCTTATCCTCCAGCATGAAACCGGCGTCACCAAGGTCGTCGATCCGCTGGCTGGTTCCTATTATGTCGAAAGCCTGACCGATGATCTGGCGCAAAAGGCGTGGGCGTTGATCGAGGAAGTCGAGACGCTTGGCGGCATGACCAAGGCGGTGGCCGAAGGCCTGCCGAAACGGCTGATCGAGGAGGCCGCAACACGCCGGCAGGCGGCGGTGGACAAGGGCGAGGAGGTGATCGTCGGCGTCAACCGTTACCGGCTGGAAACGGAAGAGGATATCGATGTTCTCGATATCGATAACGCCGCTGTGCGCGCCGCACAGATCCGCCGCATCGAAGACACGCGCCGCCGCCGCGATGGCAAGGACGTGACCGCCGCTTTGCAGGCGCTTTCGGAAGTGGCCCGCAGCGGCAAGGGCAATATTCTGCAAGCCGCCGTCGTCGCCGCCCGCGCCCGCGCCACTGTCGGCGAGATTTCCGACGCGCTGCGCCTGGCCTTCGGCGACCACGCCGCCGTGCCGGAAGTGGTGAGTGATATCTACGGCGAGGCTTACAAGGATGAGCCGGAGCTTGCCACGCTCTCCGCCCGTCTCTCCGGCGTCGCGGAAAGGATTGGTAAGAAGCCGCGTATCATGGTCGCCAAGCTCGGGCAGGACGGGCACGATCGCGGCGCGAAGGTCATCGCCTCCGCTTTCGGTGATATCGGTTTCGATGTGCTGGCCGGGCCGCTGTTTCAGACGCCAGCGGAAGCGGCCGATCTCGCCGTTCGGAACAAGGTGCATGTGGTCGGCATGTCGTCGCTCGCCGCGGGTCACAAGACCCTTGCGCCGCAGCTGGTCGAGGCGCTGAAACAAAAGGGTGCGGAAGACATCATCGTCGTGGTCGGTGGGGTCATTCCACGTCAGGATTATCAGTTCCTGCTCGATCACGGTGTCGCCGCTATCTTCGGCCCCGGCACCAATGTCATGGATGCGGCCAACAAGGTGCTCGACCTGCTCGAGGGCATCAGGCGAAATGCGTGA
- a CDS encoding ATP-binding cassette domain-containing protein — protein sequence MTDQVTPLVEMRNISISFGGIHAVENASVDLFPGEVVALLGHNGAGKSTLIKILSGAYRRDGGEILINGEDADIRNPRDAKKYGIETIYQTLAVADNVDAAANLYLGRELKTKWGTLDDVAMEASAREVMGRLNPNFRRFKEPVKALSGGQRQSVAIARAILFDARILIMDEPTAALGPQETAQVGDLVKELKRQGIGIFLISHDIHDVFDLADRVFVMKNGKVVGHARTEDVTKDEVLGMIILGKVPAGAVAGPGAVVS from the coding sequence ATGACGGACCAAGTCACGCCCCTCGTGGAAATGCGCAATATTTCCATTTCCTTCGGCGGTATCCATGCGGTGGAAAACGCCTCAGTCGATCTTTTCCCCGGTGAGGTTGTCGCCCTTCTCGGCCACAACGGCGCAGGCAAATCGACGCTCATCAAGATATTGTCCGGCGCATACCGGCGGGATGGAGGAGAAATCCTCATCAATGGCGAGGATGCGGATATTCGAAATCCCCGCGACGCCAAGAAATACGGCATCGAAACCATCTACCAGACGCTGGCAGTGGCCGATAATGTCGATGCGGCGGCCAATCTTTATCTCGGCCGTGAGCTGAAGACGAAATGGGGCACGCTTGATGATGTCGCCATGGAAGCCTCGGCCCGCGAGGTGATGGGACGCCTCAACCCCAATTTCCGGCGGTTCAAGGAGCCGGTGAAGGCGCTCTCGGGTGGTCAGCGCCAGTCTGTCGCCATTGCCCGCGCTATCCTGTTCGATGCCCGCATCCTCATCATGGACGAGCCGACGGCGGCTCTCGGGCCGCAGGAAACGGCGCAGGTCGGCGATCTCGTCAAGGAGCTGAAACGGCAGGGCATCGGCATCTTCCTCATCAGCCACGATATCCATGACGTCTTCGATCTGGCCGACCGGGTCTTCGTCATGAAAAACGGCAAGGTCGTCGGCCATGCCCGCACGGAAGACGTGACGAAGGACGAGGTCCTCGGCATGATCATTCTGGGCAAGGTGCCGGCAGGTGCGGTGGCGGGGCCGGGTGCGGTCGTCTCCTGA
- a CDS encoding helix-turn-helix domain-containing protein, with translation MQAKLPSPIDVHVGTQIRMRRKSLGMSQSALAGRLGITFQQVQKYEKGANRVGASRLQAIASILGVEVSSLFANATPDGGAANPALGTINAMQTFVASNEGFSLNQAFSRIKSATVRRSIVALVTSLAASETAENAGTPIDKSDD, from the coding sequence ATGCAAGCCAAACTACCCAGCCCGATTGATGTCCATGTGGGCACACAAATCCGAATGCGCCGCAAATCGCTCGGCATGAGTCAGAGTGCGCTGGCCGGGCGATTGGGCATCACCTTCCAGCAGGTCCAGAAGTATGAAAAAGGCGCCAACCGCGTCGGCGCGTCCCGTCTGCAGGCCATCGCGTCGATCCTCGGCGTCGAGGTCAGCTCTCTGTTCGCCAATGCCACGCCCGATGGCGGAGCCGCCAACCCGGCGCTTGGCACCATCAATGCCATGCAGACTTTCGTGGCCTCGAATGAAGGTTTTTCGCTCAATCAGGCCTTTTCGCGCATCAAGAGCGCGACCGTGCGCAGAAGCATCGTTGCCCTCGTGACATCGCTCGCAGCGAGCGAAACGGCGGAAAATGCCGGCACGCCGATCGACAAAAGCGACGATTGA